One genomic segment of Pongo pygmaeus isolate AG05252 chromosome 19, NHGRI_mPonPyg2-v2.0_pri, whole genome shotgun sequence includes these proteins:
- the LOC134738631 gene encoding endophilin-A2-like: MEMLARTIKYLQLNPASQAKLTMLNTVCKIQGQVKNPGYPQWEGLLSECLIRHQELGNKSNFSDTLLDAGESMKHLAEVKDSLDIEVK, translated from the coding sequence ATGGAAATGCTGGCAAGGACCATCAAGTACCTGCAGCTCAACCCAGCCTCCCAGGCTAAGCTGACCATGCTCAACACGGTGTGCAAGATCCAGGGCCAGGTGAAGAACCCCGGCTACCCACAGTGGGAGGGGCTCCTGAGCGAGTGCCTGATCCGCCACCAGGAGCTGGGCAACAAGTCCAACTTTAGTGACACACTGCTGGATGCCGGCGAGTCCATGAAGCACCTGGCAGAGGTGAAGGACTCCCTGGACATAGAAGTCAAGTAG
- the LOC129016553 gene encoding endophilin-A2-like, which yields MHNHLETNIEQPIRTPSRSMPPLEQPSCKVLYDFQPENDGELGFHEGDVFTLINQINEKWYQGMLDGQLGFFLLSYLDVLVPLPSDSLVPPPLPSIHIGWHPLPSLLPSMGSCCQGSVQACRCHPGPGP from the exons ATGCACAACCACCTGGAGACCAACATTGAGCAG CCCATCCGGACTCCTAGCAGGAGCATGCCGCCCCTAGAACAGCCAAGCTGCAAGGTGCTGTACGACTTCCAGCCTGAGAACGATGGGGAGCTGGGCTTCCATGAAGGCGATGTCTTCACGCTGATCAACCAGATCAACGAGAAGTGGTACCAGGGCATGCTGGACGGCCAGTTGGGCTTCTTCCTGCTCAGCTACTTGGATGTGCTTGTGCCTCTGCCCAGTGACTCACTGgtgcccccacccctcccctccatccACATTGGGTGGCACCCCCTTCCAAGTCTCCTGCCTTCCATGGGCTCCTGCTGCCAAGGCAGTGTCCAAGCCTGCCGGTGCCACCCAGGCCCAGGCCCTTGA